Proteins encoded by one window of Centroberyx gerrardi isolate f3 chromosome 21, fCenGer3.hap1.cur.20231027, whole genome shotgun sequence:
- the nhej1 gene encoding non-homologous end-joining factor 1 produces the protein MEGSGAPAEVLLQRPWLPVCISGCQLLAKSWFGETAYHILLTDTHCVWEERMDSAAIQSRAQELNRRLRASAQAFFSHLCEVAQPCLSGGGGRPAGDAQISLTRLEDGDISMRLKSELAGLPLYWEFHCGPAPVALVCGQLVRPLLLMSRLLQRQAEQLGGLLLRKDAEIQDYRENGATLSRERLQTEVFEEQTYREDFIAKALPQVCSGRQQQEGLGFDAELQDLYGTVVAHGNTNARKRKLSERRSSEENRPAAEEPDLAPSPGEAAVSSEAGEGDREQSRNGRGDAAGAKMAARTAEQQSLPVTADPAERPASRPKKKKAAGLFR, from the exons ATGGAGGGCAGCGGAGCCCCTGCTGAGGTCTTGTTGCAGCGTCCCTGGCTTCCTGTGTGCATCAGCGGCTGCCAGCTCCTGGCCAAGAGCTGGTTTGGGGAAACGGCGTACCacatcctgctgacagacacgCACTGTGtctgggaggagaggatggactCGGCAGCCATCCAGAGCAGAGCGCAG GAGCTGAACCGGCGGCTGCGGGCGTCGGCCCAGGCTTTCTTCTCCCACCTGTGTGAGGTGGCTCAGCCCTGCCTGTCGGGGGGCGGCGGGCGGCCCGCCGGCGACGCCCAGATCTCCCTGACGCGCCTGGAGGACGGCGACATCAGCATGAGGCTGAAGAGCGAGCTGGCAGGACTTCCCTTGTACTGGGAGTTCCACTGCGGCCCCGCCCCCGTGGCGCTG GTGTGCGGTCAGCTGGTGCGCCCCCTGCTGCTGATGAGCCGGCTGCTGCAGAGGCAGGCGGAGCAGCTGGGAGGCCTGCTGCTCAGGAAGGACGCCGAGATCCAGGACTACAGGGAGAACGGAGCCACGCTCAGCagag AGCGCCTGCAGACGGAAGTTTTTGAGGAGCAAACCTATAGAGAAGACTTCATCGCAAAG gCTCTGCCGCAGGTTTGTTCTGggcggcagcagcaggagggTTTGGGGTTCGATGCCGAGCTCCAGGATCTGTACGGGACCGTCGTCGCCCACGGAAACACGAACGCACGTAAACGCAAACTGTCAGAGAGACGTTCCTCCGAGGAGAACCGGCCCGCCGCCGAGGAACCTGACCTCGCCCCGTCTCCAG GTGAGGCGGCTGTGAGCAGTGAAGCAGGTGAAGGCGACAGAGAGCAGAGCCGGAATGGCCGGGGGGATGCAGCTGGagccaagatggccgccagaacCGCAGAACAACAG TCTCTACCTGTCACGGCCGACCCTGCAGAGCGACCCGCCTCCagaccaaagaagaagaaagccgCTGGACTCTTCAGATGA